A stretch of the Elephas maximus indicus isolate mEleMax1 chromosome 3, mEleMax1 primary haplotype, whole genome shotgun sequence genome encodes the following:
- the PDE4A gene encoding cAMP-specific 3',5'-cyclic phosphodiesterase 4A isoform X5, producing the protein MPLVDFFCETCSKPWLVGWWDQFKRMLNRELTHLSEMSRSGNQVSEYISTTFLDKQNEVEILSPTMKEREKQHAPRQQRPPQHPPPPVPQFQPMSQITGVKKLMHSSGLNSASIPRFGVKTDQEELLAHELENLNKWGLNIFRVSDYAGGRSLSCIIYTIFQERDLLKKFRIPVDTMVTYMLTLEDHYHADVAYHNSLHAADVLQSTHVLLATPALDAVFTDLEILAALFAAAIHDVDHPGVSNQFLINTNSELALMYNDESVLENHHLAVGFKLLQDDNCDIFQNLSKRQRQSLRKMVIDMVLATDMSKHMTLLADLKTMVETKKVTSSGVLLLDNYSDRIQVLRNMVHCADLSNPTKPLELYRQWTDRIMAEFFQQGDRERERGMEISPMCDKHTASVEKSQVGFIDYIVHPLWETWADLVHPDAQEILDTLEDNRDWYYSAIRQSPSPPPEEEPGGPGHPPPPDKFQFELTLEEEEEEEVTTAQITATAQDASTVQELSLAQKVPITAKDTSVIAPAASPAEKLLEVKGQDPSTEVEIEELYLTRPADPAENGSMTQDQSTSQDTSVALDAVSCSSPPVLFPESPPLSALRTPPSEEEAPGLLGLPSTAAEVGAQREHQAAKRSCSVCTGTSSQDPATLPAPSEWGADGGPT; encoded by the exons ATGCCCTTGGTAGATTTCTTCTGCGAGACCTGCTCCAAGCCGTGGCTGGTGGGCTGGTGGGACCAG TTCAAGAGGATGCTAAACCGTGAGCTCACACACCTGTCAGAAATGAGCAGGTCAGGAAACCAGGTCTCTGAGTACATCTCCACAACATTCCTGG ACAAGCAGAACGAAGTAGAGATCCTATCACCCACGATGAAGGAGCGAGAGAAACAGCACGCACCGCGGCAGCAGCGACCCCCCCAGCACCCCCCGCCCCCTGTGCCGCAGTTCCAGCCCATGTCTCAGATCACGGGCGTCAAGAAACTGATGCACAGCAGCGGCCTGAACAGCGCCAGCATCCCCCGCTTTGGGGTGAAGACTGATCAAGAGGAGCTCTTAGCCCAC GAGCTGGAGAACCTGAATAAGTGGGGCCTGAACATCTTCCGTGTGTCGGACTACGCCGGAGGCCGCTCCCTCAGCTGCATCATCTACACGATTTTTCAG GAGCGGGACCTGCTGAAGAAGTTCCGCATCCCGGTGGACACCATGGTGACATACATGCTGACGCTGGAGGACCACTACCATGCAGACGTGGCCTACCACAACAGCCTGCATGCGGCTGACGTGCTGCAGTCCACCCATGTGCTTCTGGCCACACCTGCACTGGAC GCCGTGTTCACAGACCTAGAGATCCTCGCCGCCCTCTTTGCGGCTGCCATCCACGATGTGGACCACCCTGGGGTCTCCAACCAGTTCCTCATCAACACCA ATTCGGAGCTGGCACTCATGTACAACGATGAGTCGGTGCTCGAGAACCACCACCTGGCTGTGGGCTTCAAGCTGCTGCAGGACGACAACTGCGACATCTTCCAGAACCTCAGCAAGCGCCAGCGGCAGAGCCTGCGGAAGATGGTCATCGACATG GTGCTGGCCACAGACATGTCCAAGCACATGACCCTCCTGGCTGACCTGAAGACCATGGTGGAGACCAAGAAAGTGACCAGCTCAGGGGTCCTCCTGCTGGACAACTACTCTGACCGAATCCAG GTCCTTCGGAACATGGTGCACTGTGCCGACCTCAGCAACCCCACCAAGCCGCTGGAGCTATACCGCCAGTGGACAGACCGCATCATGGCGGAGTTCTTTCAGCAGGGGGACCGGGAGCGTGAGCGCGGCATGGAGATCAGCCCCATGTGTGACAAGCACACGGCCTCCGTGGAGAAGTCCCAG GTGGGTTTCATTGACTATATCGTGCACCCGCTGTGGGAGACATGGGCTGACCTGGTCCACCCAGATGCCCAGGAGATCCTGGACACACTGGAGGACAATCGGGACTGGTACTACAGTGCCATTCGGCAGAGCCCTTCACCACCGCCGGAGGAGGAGCCTGGGGGGCCAGGCCACCCACCCCCACCTGATAAGTTCCAGTTTGAGTTGActctggaggaggaagaggaggaggaggtgacCACAGCCCAGATAACAGCCACAGCCCAAGATGCGTCCACAGTGCAAGAACTGTCCTTGGCCCAAAAAGTGCCCATCACAGCCAAGGACACATCTGTCATAGCCCCGGCTGCATCCCCAGCTGAGAAGCTGTTGGAGGTCAAGGGCCAGGACCCATCCACAGAGGTAGAGATAGAGGAATTGTATTTGACACGGCCGGCAGACCCAGCCGAGAATGGGTCTATGACGCAGGACCAGTCCACGTCCCAGGACACATCTGTGGCTCTGGATGCTGTAAGCTGCAGCAGCCCCCCTGTCCTGTTCCCTGAAAGCCCCCCTCTGTCTGCCTTGAGGACCCCACCCTCTGAAGAGGAGGCCCCGGGCCTCCTGGGCCTCCCCTCCACGGCGGCCGAGGTGGGGGCCCAAAGGGAGCATCAGGCTGCCAAGAGGTCGTGCAGTGTGTGCACTGGGACATCCAGCCAGGATCCAGCCACATTGCCAGCTCCCAGCGAGTGGGGGGCAGATGGAGGCCCTACCTGA